Below is a window of Chloroflexota bacterium DNA.
ACCACCTGAGCTTACCCTAACTACATTGAGAAGGGTCTCGGTTTCAAGGCCAACTCTACGAGCCAGCGCAATTCCCTCTGACAGAACAGCTAAATTGAGAATATGCAGGAAATTATTTACCAGCTTGCAAGTCTCTCCCATTCCGGCACTGCCAAGATAAAATATGTTCTTCCCCATCGCTTCGAATACAGGGCGGCATTCCTCGAAAGCCCCCTTGTCACCACCCACCATAATAGTTAAAGTTCCAGTCTCTGCACCAGGCCTTGCTCCACTGACTGGAGCGTCTAGACATCTAATACCCTTTTCTTTGCCCTCAGCTGCTATCCTCTGACAGTGAAGAGGGTCAATAGTGCTGCTAATAACGAAAATCGACCCTTCTCTTGCCCCTTCCCAGGCTCCATTTTCCCCATAGATGACCTCATCGATTTGAGCGTCATCGCGAACCATAGTGATAATTACGTCGCTCACCCTTGCTGCTTCCTTACATGTATCGGCACTCTTAGCACCTAATGCTTGTAGTTCCTCCACGGTTTTTTTCACCACGTCATGGACTGTAAGGTCAAAGCCCTTCTTTATCAGGTTCTTGGCCATACGTGCTCCCATCACCCCTAGCCCAATAAAACTCACCCTTTTTTTGGCCATCACCTTCTACCCCCTTTCTTTGTTCGCGTCAGCAACTAAACCTAGTCATATTGCGGTGACACTTCGTTTCTCAGGCAGTAACCAGTCGGCAGAACCCTTTTATGCTTGGTTCCTGCTCCAGAGCCTGCA
It encodes the following:
- a CDS encoding NAD(P)-dependent oxidoreductase, whose translation is MAKNLIKKGFDLTVHDVVKKTVEELQALGAKSADTCKEAARVSDVIITMVRDDAQIDEVIYGENGAWEGAREGSIFVISSTIDPLHCQRIAAEGKEKGIRCLDAPVSGARPGAETGTLTIMVGGDKGAFEECRPVFEAMGKNIFYLGSAGMGETCKLVNNFLHILNLAVLSEGIALARRVGLETETLLNVVRVSSGGSWAVQNWDLIQELVKEYCEGTKGPLWLGMQKDMALVLKMAKDVGQLVPIAGLVSQLDAFRFFPGVERSFYDYGLSWTEHGTLPKGGK